CACTCGGCGCCGTCATGTCGGCTACGGCCGCATTCCATGGAGCCGTTGCCGCTGACGACACCATCAAGGTCGGCGTGCTTCATTCGCTGTCCGGCACGATGGCGATTTCCGAAACCACGCTGAAAGACGCCATGCTGATGCTCATCGACGAGCAGAACAAGAAGGGCGGCCTTCTCGGCAAGAAGCTCGAAGCCGTCGTCGTCGATCCGGCTTCCGACTGGCCACTGTTTGCCGAAAAGGCACGCGAGCTGATCGAAAAGGACAAGGTCGCGGCCGTCTTCGGTTGCTGGACCTCGTCTTCGCGCAAGTCGGTTCTGCCGGTTTTCGAAGAACTGAACTCGATTCTCTTCTACCCGGTACAATACGAGGGTGAAGAGTCCTCGCGCAACATCTTCTACACCGGCGCTGCTCCGAACCAACAGGCTATCCCGGCTGTCGACTATCTGATGGAAAAGGAAGGCGTTAAGCGCTTCGTTCTCGAAGGCACCGACTACGTCTATCCTCGCACCACCAACAAGATCCTGGAAGCCTACCTGATCGCCAAGGGCATTCCGAAGGAAGACATCATCATCAACTACACACCGTTCGGCTTCTCCGATTGGCAGACCGAAGTTTCCAAGATCAAGGAATTCGGCGCTGCCGGCAAGAAGACCGCCGTCGTCTCTACCATCAACGGTGACGCCAACGTTCCCTTCTACAAGGAACTCGGCAACCAGGGCGTCAAGGCAACCGACATCCCGGTCGTCGCCTTCTCGGTCGGCGAAGAAGAACTTGCCGGTCTCGACACCAAGCCGCTCGTCGGCCACCTTGCTGCCTGGAACTACTTCGAGTCGGTCGAAAGCCCGGCCAACAAGAAGTTCATCAAGGAATGGCACGCGTTCACCAAGAACGACAAGCGCGTGACCAATGACCCGATGGAAGCTGCCTATATCGGCTTCAACGCTTGGGTTAAGGCTGTCCAGGCTGCCGGCACGACCGACACGGACAAGGTGCTCGACACCATCATCGGCACCACGGTTCCGAATCTGTCGGGCGGCTTTGCAACCGTCATGCCGAACCACCACATCACCAAGCCGGTTCTGATCGGCGAAATCCAGGGCAACGGCCAGTTCGAAATCGTTCAGCAGACCCCGGCGGTCGTTGGCGACGAGTGGTCCGACTACCTGCCGGACTCCAAGGATCTGATCTCCGATTGGCGCAAGCCCATGAACTGCGGCAACTTCAACGTTGCCACGGGCAAGTGCGGCGGCAAGGGCTCGTGAGTGATGTGTACCACCCCGTCACTCTGATTGCCTGAAGACTTCCGTCCGGTCTCTCCTGTCCGGGCGGAAGGTCCATCTGCAAAGCGCTGCGTTGACGCTTCGGACGGCCGAGCGGTCCCTCAATTGCATCGATGACGACTTGAAGACTGATTTCTCCCGATTGCGCCGGAAGGCCAACGATAACCGAGGCAAGAAAGCCGATGTGTCGCGCCATCAAGATTCTGCTTCTGACGCTCTGCCTGGCAATGCCGGCTTTTGCGACGGTGCTCAAAGCACAGGAAGACATTCACCCCCTGATCGATGCGCTCGGCGTCGGTGACTTCCCGGAACGCGAAGCGGCCATTAGGGCGCTCGTCGCCTCTGGGGATTCGCACGTCAGCAAGATCTTGCAGCAGCTCGGCGACGGCCAGCTTTTCGTAAATTCCGAAAGCGGCGGGCCGGTTCTGCTACAGGGCGGTACGGAGGATGAGCCAACCTATTCCGATCCGATCAGCGGCGAAGCGGTCGCCGACGTCGATCCGGACTACATG
This genomic stretch from Rhizobium favelukesii harbors:
- the urtA gene encoding urea ABC transporter substrate-binding protein, with amino-acid sequence MNLKSYITGAALGAVMSATAAFHGAVAADDTIKVGVLHSLSGTMAISETTLKDAMLMLIDEQNKKGGLLGKKLEAVVVDPASDWPLFAEKARELIEKDKVAAVFGCWTSSSRKSVLPVFEELNSILFYPVQYEGEESSRNIFYTGAAPNQQAIPAVDYLMEKEGVKRFVLEGTDYVYPRTTNKILEAYLIAKGIPKEDIIINYTPFGFSDWQTEVSKIKEFGAAGKKTAVVSTINGDANVPFYKELGNQGVKATDIPVVAFSVGEEELAGLDTKPLVGHLAAWNYFESVESPANKKFIKEWHAFTKNDKRVTNDPMEAAYIGFNAWVKAVQAAGTTDTDKVLDTIIGTTVPNLSGGFATVMPNHHITKPVLIGEIQGNGQFEIVQQTPAVVGDEWSDYLPDSKDLISDWRKPMNCGNFNVATGKCGGKGS